CTGCATCAGCCACGTGAGCAGAACCTTCCAGCAGCTCGCCGCCGCCGAGTGAGTCTGACggaacatgaaaaaaaaaaaaaatacatatatatattgttttaatatatgtttgtatatttaaaaaaaatgtaaaaatatatatatattatatatatcttaatacttgtatatatatatatatatatatatatcaacaactcttctcggctcgcgcgccgcagagctccgatgccggcgcgcgcatcgctcagccgcgatgcgcgcactggtgagcaagttctgtgcacccctgtgtataaatgtatatatccgtcttttgtcataaatctttatgttctcacaaaaatataccgagaatatcgataatatgtgattaatcatgattaatccacagaaacctgtgattaacctgattaaaatatttaatcgtttcacagccctaatatatatatatatctttttatatatagatatatatactctGAGTTGTACTTTGCTCCAGACCTTTTCTTCTTCGTATTCTCCTCCCTTAGCGTCCTCTGGAGGAAGATGTACGTGTCAGACTTTGGGAGTCGGACTTGGAGGCCGAAGTCTGAAGCGGCGCTGCAGgtcgagcaggaggagaagcaggagaagcaggagcagaaggaggagcagaaggaggagggtcGGGCGGGCTACTGGAGGAAGATGTACTTCAGGACTCTGGCTGGACAGGATGTGAAGAactggatgagagagaggagagacgtcAGCCCCTACACCGGCCTACCTCAGAGGACCAGCTGGGCCCTCAGGTAccagatatatattttatattatatatatatatataatgtttaactattagatatactgtatatatataatattaaaaacaaataataaatatatgttctatttatatatataaatattatttatataatgtttaaatattatatatatttatactttttaatatatatatatatatactgtatatatgtataatacaaaatattaatgtgtgtgtatatatatatataaatatatatggatatatatgtacataaaacaatgtgcttTTCATATAATACAAATGAAAACTATTTAATTTCTCCAGTGTGAGGTTCATTATAATTACAATTAATTTTgattatataattaattataattttAATTCATTTGACTTTAAATTCATTTGACATTGGAGACGACGGCtgaaactttattttgaaaagcgtcTAAATGATGAATGGAGACGCGTCCTGTAACACTCCTCGTCCATCAATCAGAACTCTGACGTCCCATGTGATCCTATCGTCTCTTCTGATTGGTCGGTTTCCAtgaggctcttattctgaaatgaGCTGCTCAGGTTCTTGAGGGAGAACTCATCAgaggttctggttctcctccaggaagctgagcGTGAGCTGGGAGCTGACGCTGAGCGGGGAACCGGGCCAGAACCTCACGCTGCAGCCGTGCCGCGCAGACTTCTTCCAGTCCTCCGCCGTGGTCCTCTTCAGCGgagcccggttcccccggtTCCACCGGATCAGAACCATCGCGCTGCACGGGGTCCGGAAGGAGGCGCCGAGGAGCCCCAGAGCCGggaggtagaacatgtgaccaggagaacatgtgaccagtagaacatgtgaccagtagaacatgtgaccaggagaacatgtgatcatgtgaccaggagaacatgtgaccaggagaacatgtgaccaggagaacatgtgatcatgtgaccaggagaacatgtgaccagtagaacatgtgatcatgtgaccaggagaacatgtgaccagtagaacatgtgaccagtagaacatgtgaccagtagaacatgtgaccagtagaacatgtgactagtagaacatgtgaccaggagaacacgtgaccaggagaacacgtgaccagtagaacacgtgaccagtagaacacgtgaccaggagaacacgtgaccaggagaacacgtgaccaggagaacacgtgaccagtagaacatgtgaccaggagaacacgtgaccaggagaacacgtgaccaggagaacacgtgaccaggagaacacgtgaccaggagaacacgtgaccaggagaacacgtgaccagtagaacacgtgaccaggagaacacgtgaccaggagaacacgtgaccagtagaacacgtgaccaggagaacacgtgaccaggagaacacgtgaccagtagaacacgtgaccaggagaacacgtgaccaggagaacacgtgaccaggagaacacgtgaccaggagaacacgtgaccagtagaacacgtgaccaagagaacacgtgaccaggagaacacgtgaccaggagaacacgtgaccaggagaacacgtgaccaggagaacacgtgaccagtagaacacgtgaccaggagaacacgtgaccaggagaacacgtgaccaggagaacacgtgaccagtagaacacgtgaccagtagaacacgtgaccaggagaacacgtgaccagtagaacacgtgaccaggagaacacgtgaccaggagaacacgtgaccagtagaacacgtgaccaggagaacacgtgaccagtagaacacgtgaccaggagaacacgtgaccagtagaacacgtgaccaggagaacacgtgaccagtagaacacgtgaccaggagaacacgtgaccaggagaacacgtgaccaggagaacacgtgaccaggagaacacgtgaccagtagaacacgtgaccaggagaacacgtgaccagtagaacacgtgaccaggagaacacgtgaccagtagaacacgtgaccaggagaacacgtgaccaggagaacacgtgaccaggagaacacgtgaccagtagaacacgtgaccaggagaacacgtgaccagtagaacacgtgaccaggagaacacgtgaccaggagaacacgtgaccaggagaacacgtgaccagtagaacacgtgaccaggagaacacgtgaccagtagaacacgtgaccaggagaacacgtgaccaggagaacacgtgaccagtagaacacgtgaccagtagaacgtgaccaggagaacacgtgaccagtagaacacgtgaccaggagaacacgtgaccagtagaacacgtgaccaggagaacacgtgaccagtagaacacgtgaccaggagaacacgtgaccaatagaacacgtgaccaggagaacacgtgaccagtagaacacgtgaccaggagaacacgtgaccaggagaacacgtgaccagtagaacacgtgaccaggagaacacgtgaccagtagaacacgtgaccaggagaacacgtgaccagtagaacacgtgaccaggagaacacgtgaccaatagaacacgtgaccaggagaacacgtgaccaggagaacacgtgaccaggagaacacgtgaccagtagaacacgtgaccagtagaacacgtgaccaggagaacatgtgaccagtagaacatgtgactagtagaacacctcctcttcccccccctccccctcctcttccccctccccttcctcctcctcctccccttccccatatcttcctcctccccctcttccccatatcttccccctcctcctccccttccccatatcttccccctcccctcctccccttccccatatcttccccctccccctgctcctcctcttcctcctcctcctccccctccccttcctcctcccccgccccctcctcttcctcaggcccGGGTGGCGTTCTCTGGTGCTGCAGCTGGAGGTGAAGAGTCGTCCCAGTTGGTTCTTTGGTAAAGACGATCTGGTGAGACTGAGGCACTTCCAGCCCGGCGTCACGGTCGGCACCTGGAGGGTCAGTCCAAGTATTGATCGCTGCACAATCATCAATATATTGATCGCTGCACGGTCATCAATATATTGATCACAACACGGTCATCGTTGGTAGCTTGTGTGCATTGTGTGGTGAGTGTCTCAACATAAGGCTCCTGTGTGGGTGCGCAGTGTGAGGACACCGTGGTCTTCATCGTGGTCACGCTGCACTTCCACCGGCTGGTGGAGAGGAGTCTGCTGGGCTCTCCCGTGTGGTGAGTTCACACCggctccccctgctggccacAGCGCGTCACTGCAGCTCcctttaagatatatatatatttgtaatttatttataatttaaatattattattatatccatTAAAGTGTGACTTGTTCTGTGATTATTGATGAGTATTggttaaataatatttttttcaaagtaaaatgctctattttaaattatttaagtgCACGTTAattatacaataataaatgaaaCGCATTAAAAACAGAACATTATCGTCTTACTTTGtcgtatatatataatctgtatttcttttctttacttCACTCTTGAATCGCTGTTAAAATGTTGAAACGAAGCTCTTTGTCCTGCAGCCAGTACTTTGAGCCCGCGGAGCTCCCCCCTCTCGACCAATCAGATCCCCAGTTCGGTCTCCATGGTTACTCGCTGAACTTGGTCCtccacgacaacaacaacaagatcctGACGGGAACCTTCAGCCACCTGCGCTGTCACCATGGTAACCGGTTACAACCAGATGTGTGATTGATCAGTGTTATTGATCAGTGTTATTGATCAGTGTTATTGATCAGTCTTATTGACCAGTGTGATTGATCTGTGTGATTGATCAGTGTTATTGATCAGTCTTATTGATCAGTGTGATTGATCAGTGTGATTGATCAGTCCCGGTTCAGGGTGGCGTTGTGGAGCTGAGGGTCATCAACAGGAACAACGTGTCTCAGCACCGCTCGCTGTCCGGCGCCATCAAGCTGCCGTGGAGCGGCGGCGCCCAGGAGGGCTCCGTGAAGGTACGCCgcgcaccacagaagaagaacacacacacaaaggccacgccccctctgtTAGGCTCCGCCCCTGATGGCTGCTCCTCTCGTAGAACTGCTGCGTCCTGACGCTGACGCTGCTGGACGACTTCCAGAAGCCCTTCTGGGTCGTCAGCTCGGCCGTCTACGTGGTCGCCGCCGTGCGCCC
This is a stretch of genomic DNA from Pseudoliparis swirei isolate HS2019 ecotype Mariana Trench chromosome 10, NWPU_hadal_v1, whole genome shotgun sequence. It encodes these proteins:
- the LOC130200865 gene encoding F-box only protein 15-like, with the protein product MAAGRGEFLLSFLEGLRRNRNPDLGLSAPATRQPKAGGNVRRPETTVKKYEADSPQMETSQSEENIIENLPSEVLLKVLLYLDVSSLSCISHVSRTFQQLAAADVLWRKMYVSDFGSRTWRPKSEAALQVEQEEKQEKQEQKEEQKEEGRAGYWRKMYFRTLAGQDVKNWMRERRDVSPYTGLPQRTSWALRKLSVSWELTLSGEPGQNLTLQPCRADFFQSSAVVLFSGARFPRFHRIRTIALHGVRKEAPRSPRAGRPGWRSLVLQLEVKSRPSWFFGKDDLVRLRHFQPGVTVGTWRCEDTVVFIVVTLHFHRLVERSLLGSPVCQYFEPAELPPLDQSDPQFGLHGYSLNLVLHDNNNKILTGTFSHLRCHHVPVQGGVVELRVINRNNVSQHRSLSGAIKLPWSGGAQEGSVKNCCVLTLTLLDDFQKPFWVVSSAVYVVAAVRPLSTDYGGDHFLLHFQDAEGQLRMELVQLTEQRQFMVIGLVVTLPILKVNRRFGTAY